A genome region from Cervus canadensis isolate Bull #8, Minnesota chromosome 10, ASM1932006v1, whole genome shotgun sequence includes the following:
- the LOC122448888 gene encoding translation initiation factor IF-2-like, giving the protein MTKIRAKISKRENRKMSEEINENQKLVLQKDQSPRSAPGAAGRAGVAPPAAVEERARRRREARKEGGTASLLHTHTQPATLLPGGGAAGTALSQEVSKPGGQRSHNFQPFKTPSPTSAERPAAAQHPAPARRPDPAGRAPGRTSRTPTSPRARTRLPRPRSPGPGRLCAAMPRPALRPRLPSPHQPHRGPGGLAVGGAAPSWPGSAAAGRPDEPEGRSLSGGRGRRVPAGGSPGAGALPGEGQPFRAQKSEKVPSRPHLTEGNSGDPGPQPGPGPSPGSPGRVRKQRAHSAGGRAAPGRLLPCASPVGATMSLSKVTPACSACGMAARNPEVRGITGFPGETVARVLLDWDSRERPDFCHCLFALLDLSCERSMLTSPKPPKL; this is encoded by the exons ATGACAAAGATCAGAGCAAAAATCAGTAAacgagaaaatagaaaaatgtcagAGGAAATCAATGAAAACCAGAAGCTGGTTCTTCAAAAAGATCA GAGCCCCAGGTCGGCTCCTGGGGCTGCTGGGCGGGCGGGGGTTGCACCCCCTGCAGCAGTTGAGGAGCGGGCTCGCCGCCGGCGGGAGGCCAGAAAGGAGGGCGGCACCGCCAgccttttacacacacacacacagcccgcCACCCTCCTtcctgggggcggggcggcgggcaCTGCCCTCTCACAGGAAGTCAGCAAACCCGGGGGGCAGAGGAGCCACAACTTCCAGCCATTTAAAACCCCGTCGCCCACGTCGGCCGAGCGGCCGGCAGCCGCCCAGCACCCCGCGCCCGCCCGGCGCCCGGACCCCGCCGGCCGCGCCCCCGGCCGCACCTCGCGCACCCCGACGTCGCCGCGCGCCCGCACACGCCTCCCCCGGCCCCGCAGCCCCGGCCCCGGGCGCCTTTGTGCAGCGATGCCCCGACCTGCCCTCCGCCCGcggctcccctctccccaccaaccTCACCGAGGGCCCGGCGGCCTCGCGGTGGGGGGGGCGGCTCCCTCCTGGCCCGGCTCGGCGGCAGCGGGGCGCCCAGACGAACCTGAAGGGCGCTCACTCAGCGGCGGCCGCGGCCGGCGCGTCCCCGCAGGCGGCTCTCCCGGGGCGG GAGCGCTGCCGGGCGAGGGTCAGCCTTTCCGGGCCCAGAAATCGGAGAAAGTCCCCTCGCGACCTCACCTGACGGAAGGGAACTCTGGAGACCCTGGTCCACAACCTGGTCCCGGACCTTCGCCGGGATCACCCGGCCGAGTGCGGAAACAGCGCGCACACtccgcgggcgggcgggcggctcCAGGGCGGCTTCTGCCGTGTGCAAGCCCCGTGGGGGCCACAATGTCATTGTCCAAAGTCACCCCAGCTTGCAGCGCTTGCGGGATGGCAGCACGGAATCCAGAAGTCAGAGGCATAACAGGTTTCCCTGGGGAGACTGTGGCGAGAGTTCTGCTGGACTGGGACTCGAGAGAGAGACCTGACTTCTGCCATTGTCTCTTCGCCCTTCTCGACCTCAGCTGTGAAAGGAGCATGTTGACGAGTCCAAAGCCTCCTAAGCTCTAA